One segment of Deinococcus sp. Leaf326 DNA contains the following:
- the aspS gene encoding aspartate--tRNA ligase: MKRTALIGQLGEQHLGQTVTLQGWVNRRRDLGGLIFVELRDRSGVVQVQVEPDSAAFAEADQLRAEYVAEVEGHFQPRPESQRKGGLADYEVIATRVKVLNAARTPAFELDKGDAVAEDIRLKYRYLDLRRPEMQRALMLRSKAVAAVTSFLHAEGFIQVETPMLTRSTPEGARDFLVPSRLSAGEFYALPQSPQLFKQLLMIAGFDRYYQLARCFRDEDLRADRQPDFTQLDMEMSFVEQDDVLEIQERLMAHVFREVLNVELPLPFPRLSYKGAVDRYGSDKPDLRFGLEFVEATDLFTGGGFKAFASAASVKAIVAPELTRKQIDELERVAKQNGAGGLAWLRREGEGFTGGISKFVGELSAELIARTSVPEGGTLLFAAGEWKKATAALGAVRLALRDLFNLAAAGSAFHVSWVVDFPQLDYDEESASWTYMHHPFTAPHPDDVALFGTARQGEIRAQAYDLVLNGFEVGGGSVRIHDPEVQAQMFSAIGMSDEDAREKFGFFLDALASGTPPHGGIAWGFDRLIMVMAGAASIREVIAFPKNNRGADLMAGAPSVVDAPQLAQVGVAVLAGD, from the coding sequence ATGAAACGCACCGCCCTCATCGGCCAGCTCGGCGAACAGCACCTCGGTCAGACCGTCACCCTGCAGGGCTGGGTGAACCGCCGCCGCGACCTCGGGGGATTGATCTTCGTCGAGCTGCGTGACCGCTCCGGCGTGGTGCAGGTGCAGGTCGAGCCGGACTCGGCCGCCTTCGCCGAGGCCGATCAGCTGCGGGCCGAGTACGTCGCGGAGGTCGAGGGCCACTTCCAGCCGCGCCCCGAGAGCCAGCGCAAGGGTGGACTGGCCGACTACGAGGTCATCGCCACGCGGGTCAAGGTGCTCAACGCGGCCAGGACTCCGGCGTTCGAACTCGATAAGGGCGACGCTGTGGCCGAGGATATCCGCCTCAAGTACCGCTACCTTGACCTGCGCCGTCCCGAGATGCAGCGCGCGCTGATGCTGCGCAGCAAGGCGGTCGCGGCCGTGACCTCGTTTCTCCACGCCGAGGGCTTCATTCAGGTCGAGACGCCGATGCTCACGCGCAGCACCCCCGAAGGCGCACGCGACTTCCTGGTGCCCAGCCGCCTGAGCGCGGGCGAGTTCTACGCGCTGCCGCAGTCGCCGCAGCTGTTCAAGCAGCTCCTGATGATCGCGGGCTTCGACCGCTACTACCAGCTCGCGCGCTGCTTCCGCGACGAGGACCTGCGCGCCGATCGCCAGCCCGACTTCACGCAGCTCGACATGGAGATGAGCTTCGTCGAACAGGACGACGTGCTGGAGATTCAGGAACGCCTGATGGCCCACGTGTTCCGCGAGGTGCTGAATGTGGAACTGCCTCTCCCCTTCCCACGTCTGAGTTACAAAGGCGCGGTGGACCGTTACGGCTCGGACAAGCCGGACCTGCGCTTCGGGCTGGAGTTCGTGGAGGCGACGGACCTGTTCACGGGCGGCGGCTTCAAGGCTTTCGCCTCGGCGGCGAGCGTCAAGGCCATCGTCGCTCCCGAGCTGACCCGGAAGCAGATCGACGAACTCGAGCGCGTCGCCAAGCAAAACGGCGCGGGTGGGCTGGCGTGGCTGCGCCGCGAGGGCGAGGGCTTCACAGGCGGCATCAGCAAGTTCGTGGGCGAGTTGAGCGCCGAGCTCATCGCCCGGACCAGCGTCCCCGAGGGCGGCACGCTGCTGTTCGCGGCGGGCGAGTGGAAGAAGGCCACCGCGGCCCTGGGCGCCGTGCGGCTCGCGCTGCGGGACCTGTTTAACCTCGCGGCGGCCGGCTCGGCCTTCCACGTCTCCTGGGTCGTGGACTTTCCGCAGCTCGACTATGACGAGGAGTCGGCGAGCTGGACCTACATGCACCACCCCTTCACCGCGCCGCACCCGGACGACGTGGCCCTGTTCGGCACCGCGCGCCAGGGCGAGATCCGCGCGCAGGCTTACGACCTCGTGCTCAACGGCTTCGAGGTCGGCGGCGGCAGCGTCCGTATCCATGACCCCGAGGTGCAGGCACAGATGTTCTCGGCCATCGGCATGAGTGACGAGGACGCCCGCGAGAAGTTCGGGTTTTTCCTCGATGCCCTGGCTTCGGGTACACCCCCGCATGGCGGCATTGCCTGGGGCTTTGACCGCCTGATCATGGTGATGGCCGGGGCCGCGAGCATCCGCGAGGTCATCGCGTTCCCCAAGAATAACCGTGGTGCCGACCTCATGGCGGGGGCGCCCTCGGTAGTAGACGCACCGCAGCTTGCGCAGGTCGGGGTGGCAGTACTGGCTGGGGACTGA